A single region of the Salvia miltiorrhiza cultivar Shanhuang (shh) chromosome 8, IMPLAD_Smil_shh, whole genome shotgun sequence genome encodes:
- the LOC131001131 gene encoding 40S ribosomal protein S3a: protein MAVGKNKRISKGKKGGKKKAVDPFAKKEWYDIKAPSVFSNKNVGKTLITRTQGTKIASEGLKHRVVEASLADLQGDEDHAYRKIRLRVEDVQGKNVLTNFWGMDFTTDKLRSLVRKRQSLIEAHIDVKTTDAYTLRMFCIAFTKKRVNQQKVTCYAKTSQVRQIRRKMREIMVNQAQSCSLKELVQKFIPESIGKEIEKATSSIYPLQNVYIRKVKILKAPKFDLGKLMEVHGDYTEDIGAKLDRPAEEPVAEPTEVVGA from the exons ATGGCTGTCGG CAAGAACAAGAGGATTTCAAAAGGAAAGAAGGGAGGCAAGAAGAAGGC TGTCGATCCGTTTGCAAAGAAGGAGTGGTATGATATCAAAGCCCCTTCAGTTTTCAGCAACAAGAACGTTGGGAAAACCCTAATTACCCGTACTCAGGGTACCAAG ATTGCCTCAGAAGGGCTCAAGCACAGAGTGGTCGAGGCTTCCTTGGCTGATCTTCAAGGTGATGAGGATCACGCATACAGAAAGATTCGCTTGAGAGTTGAAGATGTTCAAGGAAAGAACGTTCTCACCAACTTCTGG GGTATGGACTTCACCACTGACAAGTTGAGATCACTTGTCAGAAAAAGGCAATCACTCATTGAGGCTCACATTGATGTGAAGACGACCGACGCCTACACTTTGAGGATGTTCTGTATTGCCTTCACGAAGAAGCGTGTGAACCAGCAAAAGGTTACATGTTATGCAAAGACCAGCCAAGTTCGCCAG ATTCGGAGAAAGATGCGGGAGATCATGGTTAACCAGGCCCAGTCCTGCAGCCTGAAGGAGTTGGTGCAGAAATTCATTCCCGAGTCAATTGGGAAGGAAATTGAGAAGGCAACTTCAAGCATCTACCCTTTGCAGAATGTTTATATTAGAAAAGTTAAAATCTTGAAAGCACCCAAATTTGACCTTGGAAAGTTAATGGAG GTCCATGGTGATTATACCGAAGATATTGGTGCGAAGTTGGATAGGCCTGCTGAGGAGCCAGTTGCTGAGCCAACTGAAGTTGTTGGTGCCTGA
- the LOC131001132 gene encoding LOW QUALITY PROTEIN: protein NETWORKED 1A-like (The sequence of the model RefSeq protein was modified relative to this genomic sequence to represent the inferred CDS: deleted 1 base in 1 codon), protein MANLSHSESRRLYSWWWDSHNTPKNSKWLQQNITDMDGKVKCMIKLIEEDADSFARRAEMYYKKRPELMKLVEEFYRAYRALAERYNHATGELRHAHRTIAAAFPDEVPFELVDEGDVDHMLENTRASSTSDQEDSDGGMKKRGLKQLQEMFGLKETSPQGSSSADIRSRRGQKREEGSQDAVVQLSTENQNLKDKIVSETERAGKAEIEVCSLKKALADMEVEKEDILLQYQQCLKNLLEIEGELRHAQMDSTRLNEKAGRAEIEVQTLKESLIQLESEKIAGMVKNEEYLEKISHLKAMVSRLQEDMKGLDNRTFAVESEAQTLKDEMSRLELEKKAAACRYEQCLGKISELENIISSKEDDGRMLKKQAEMAEIEVSKLRKSVADLNKQKEASAFQYKQCLETISKLEGDISSAKNEVERLNREVLIGTSKLRTTREKCTLLEMSNQALRVEADDLAKKIAMKDQELSSKQEELEKLQSGLHDESARHAQVEATLKTLQSLHSRSQDDQRALASELKDMLRMLEDVEASKRGLEMELQQVRDENHDMSQSSFSSAVSMENMQNEIFSLKEIRERLEKEVLHHMEISISLHHEISCLKEEIERLNKSYQALVEQVEAAGLNPKCLGASMKSLQDENSRLKELHEEDSNEKEILLKKLENIDEILKKKVAAERSLSDLNGELEMSREKVKALQESCKLLHGDKATLAAEKASLLSQLQAITESMNSLVGQNAVLENSLSAAKVELEGLREKSKGLENICDLLKNERSYLLSERDSLILKLENVERRLESLEKKFTRLGEKYADLEKENEAMHFQVEKLKVSLGEEKLERIGSQQLSETRMAGLETEIHLLQEENKWKKKESEEELEKALKAQFEISIFQKFIQDMENKNYSLIIECQKHVEASKLAEKVISELESESLEQQVEAELLLDEIGSLRLSIYQIFTALESSPDCAPEDKVESEQTLVHQILGSVEEMKCAISKNEDEKQQLYVENSILEALLEQLQSKGMGIELQKQQLEQEAEIMAKKLAIVNNEKEELLEMNRQLKSDSSKGSQATLVLQAALASLCVRQGDLQAAYNALHEAHSREKQENACLLKKLSDLIEEKRRVDQHNDDILLEFLATANQSVLLKSFVAEKLMELRSLLEDLNNQHEVNSCLGREMNELGGKLDLQKAENLVLKDAVCRLESEIQEIKESNFQMKQDIESSTESLLQTKTKLFDTEMQLEATEKLNSTLFVTVAELKIGIHRSQQVREDLEKNMARLLETNSTQMKEIQTLHKVNKNLESELGLLHQEIEENVVREQTLGIELQGMNNEFELWEAEAANFVFDLQVSSVQEVLLKDKVQDLTGVCQNLELKNAAKTSEVEQMKGKICLMESEIKGLKSKLSAYDPVIASLGDDITLIEHNLLLRSNLKAAHSQETEQFLEFALQASEATSLIPSEDQSLLSLQNLQMRAKVVRKLMEDTNKPALRRRSNSKSKQEPVIGEVDHSKMQPNSGRDKHERSSKKAYSSELNDSPKLQKAKAKASEARNVMLMKDIPLDQASDNSMRKTGNAGSDDLMLELWETVENGNRDQTIGESLRLTGRSKGRERAYDQLLPSTDSDMEKEWAVDKLELSARFTEPNQELNDKHILARLAFDAEKLESLQTALYDLRRKLEMNKKNRKAKNVDFGAVKEQLQEAEDTLVHLVDLNVQLVKNIEECPPEEMASPRLKETMKTWRVKVMEQAEKGSERINVLELAVQKIQFVLSKVEDEGKGSNRFLRSRTVILRDFIHSGRKNSGRRKKGPNCGCFKQSTSGNRSRS, encoded by the exons ATGGCCAACTTATCTCATTCTGAATCGAGACGATTGTATTCATGGTGGTGGGATAGCCACAACACCCCAAAGAACTCAAAATGGCTCCAGCAAAATATCACAG ATATGGACGGCAAGGTGAAGTGCATGATCAAACTCATCGAAGAAGATGCAGATTCATTTGCTAGACGGGCTGAAATGTACTACAAGAAACGCCCAGAGTTGATGAAACTGGTTGAGGAGTTCTACCGTGCCTACCGTGCATTAGCTGAAAGATATAACCATGCAACAGGGGAGCTCCGCCATGCTCATCGAACAATAGCAGCAGCATTTCCTGATGAAGTTCCTTTTGAACTTGTTGATGAGGGCGATGTGGATCACATGCTTGAGAACACACGGGCGAGTTCTACGTCTGATCAGGAAGATTCTGATGGAGGCATGAAAAAAAGGGGTTTAAAGCAATTGCAAGAGATGTTTGGACTCAAAGAAACGTCGCCTCAAGGTTCAAGTTCAGCTGACATAAGGTCCAGAAGAGGCCaaaaaagagaagaaggatCTCAAGATGCTGTAGTGCAGTTGTCAACTGAGAATCAGAATCTTAAAGATAAGATTGTTAGTGAGACTGAAAGAGCAGGAAAAGCTGAAATCGAAGTTTGCAGCTTGAAGAAAGCACTTGCTGACATGGAAGTCGAAAAAGAGGATATCCTGCTTCAGTATCAGCAATGCCTCAAAAATCTGCTGGAGATCGAGGGAGAGCTGCGCCATGCGCAAATGGATTCAACGAGGCTCAATGAGAAGGCCGGTAGAGCTGAAATCGAAGTTCAAACTTTGAAGGAATCCCTCATTCAGTTAGAGTCTGAAAAGATTGCTGGAATGGTGAAAAATGAAGAGTATTTGGAGAAGATATCTCATCTCAAGGCTATGGTTTCTCGACTGCAAGAAGATATGAAGGGCCTCGACAACAGAACATTTGCAGTGGAGAGTGAAGCACAAACTCTGAAAGATGAAATGTCGAGATTAGAGCTTGAAAAGAAAGCAGCAGCGTGTAGGTACGAGCAGTGTCTTGGAAAGATATCAGAGTTGGAAAACATAATCTCTAGTAAGGAAGACGATGGGAGGATGCTTAAGAAGCAAGCAGaaatggctgaaatcgaagtcTCAAAACTGAGGAAGTCCGTTGCCGATCTAAACAAGCAGAAAGAAGCTTCTGCTTTTCAATACAAGCAATGCTTAGAAACGATATCCAAGCTTGAGGGAGATATATCTAGCGCAAAAAATGAAGTTGAACGCCTTAACCGTGAAGTCTTGATTGGAACTTCGAAGCTCAGGACTACGCGAGAGAAGTGCACTCTGCTTGAGATGTCTAACCAAGCATTGCGAGTTGAGGCTGATGATCTGGCAAAGAAGATTGCAATGAAAGATCAAGAGCTCTCGAGCAAGCAGGAGGAGCTCGAGAAACTTCAGTCCGGTTTACATGATGAGAGTGCCCGTCATGCGCAAGTTGAAGCCACGCTCAAGACTCTGCAAAGTTTGCACTCTCGGTCCCAAGATGATCAGAGAGCTCTTGCCTCGGAGCTCAAAGACATGCTTCGGATGCTAGAAGACGTGGAGGCAAGCAAACGTGGTTTGGAGATGGAGCTTCAGCAAGTTAGGGATGAAAATCATGATATGAGTCAATCTTCGTTCTCTTCAGCCGTGTCTATGGagaatatgcaaaatgagatcTTTAGTTTGAAGGAGATTAGGGAGAGGCTCGAAAAGGAAGTATTGCACCATATGGAAATAAGCATATCCCTTCATCATGAGATTTCATGTTTGAAAGAAGAAATCGAGCGCTTGAACAAGAGCTACCAGGCTTTGGTTGAGCAAGTGGAAGCAGCAGGTCTCAACCCGAAATGTCTTGGGGCTTCTATGAAGAGCTTGCAGGATGAGAACTCGAGGCTTAAAGAATTGCATGAAGAGGACAGCAACGAAAAGGAGATTCTGTTGAAAAAGTTAGAGAACATTGATGAAATCTTGAAGAAGAAAGTGGCAGCCGAGAGGTCCCTCTCGGACTTGAATGGTGAGCTGGAGATGTCGCGCGAAAAGGTTAAGGCGCTGCAAGAATCCTGCAAACTCCTCCATGGAGATAAGGCTACTCTTGCTGCTGAGAAAGCTTCTCTTCTATCTCAGCTGCAAGCAATAACCGAGAGCATGAATAGTTTAGTGGGACAAAATGCTGTTCTTGAGAACTCGTTGTCTGCTGCAAAAGTTGAGCTTGAAGGCTTGAGGGAAAAATCCAAGGGATTAGAAAATATCTGTGATTTGCTCAAGAATGAAAGGTCATATCTTTTATCTGAAAGGGACAGCTTGATTCTTAAGTTGGAAAACGTGGAGAGGAGACTTGAAAGCCTAGAGAAGAAGTTTACACGATTGGGAGAGAAATACGCGGACTTAGAGAAGGAGAACGAGGCCATGCATTTTCAAGTGGAGAAACTCAAGGTCTCGTTAGGTGAGGAGAAGCTGGAACGAATAGGTTCACAGCAACTAAGTGAGACGAGGATGGCTGGACTTGAAACCGAGATCCATCTCCTGCAAGAAGAAAACAAATGGAAGAAGAAAGAATCCGAAGAGGAACTCGAAAAGGCTCTGAAAGCTCAGTTTGAAATATCGATATTTCAGAAATTCATACAAGATATGGAAAACAAGAATTACTCTCTCATCATCGAGTGCCAAAAGCATGTTGAGGCGTCTAAATTGGCGGAAAAAGTGATATCGGAGCTCGAGAGTGAAAGCCTTGAGCAGCAGGTGGAAGCTGAGctcttgttggatgaaattgGAAGCCTTAGGTTAAGCATATACCAAATTTTCACGGCCCTCGAAAGCAGTCCAGATTGTGCACCCGAGGACAAGGTCGAGAGTGAGCAGACTTTGGTGCATCAGATTCTTGGAAGTGTTGAAGAAATGAAATGCGCCATCTCGAAAAATGAGGATGAAAAGCAGCAGCTCTATGTTGAGAATTCGATTCTTGAAGCCCTCCTCGAGCAGTTGCAGTCCAAGGGCATGGGGATTGAGTTACAGAAGCAGCAGTTGGAGCAGGAGGCTGAAATCATGGCGAAGAAACTTGCCATTGTGAACAATGAAAAGGAAGAACTCCTAGAGATGAACAGGCAGTTGAAATCAGATTCGAGCAAGGGTTCTCAGGCGACTTTGGTGCTTCAGGCTGCGTTGGCGAGTCTTTGTGTTAGACAAGGTGATCTGCAGGCGGCTTATAATGCATTACATGAAGCACACTCTCGAGAAAAGCAGGAAAATGCATGTTTGCTGAAGAAGTTATCTGATCTGATAGAGGAGAAACGTCGAGTGGATCAGCATAACGATGATATCCTCTTGGAATTCTTGGCAACGGCCAATCAATCTGTCTTGTTGAAGAGCTTCGTAGCAGAGAAACTTATGGAGCTAAGATCGCTACTCGAAGATCTGAACAATCAACACGAGGTGAACAGTTGCCTCGGAAGAGAAATGAATGAGTTGGGGGGCAAGCTCGACCTACAGAAGGCTGAAAATCTAGTCCTCAAAGATGCCGTGTGCAGATTGGAAAGTGAGATCCAAGAAATCAAAGAATCTAACTTTCAAATGAAGCAGGACATAGAAAGTAGTACGGAGAGCTTACTTCAGACAAAGACGAAGCTCTTTGACACAGAAATGCAGCTTGAAGCTACCGAGAAGCTTAACTCCACGTTGTTTGTGACTGTAGCGGAGCTGAAAATTGGCATTCATAGGTCACAGCAGGTACGAGAAGATCTAGAGAAGAACATGGCCCGTCTCTTGGAAACTAATTCCACACAGATGAAGGAGATTCAGACCCTTCACAAAGTCAACAAAAACTTAGAATCTGAACTTGGCCTACTTCatcaagaaatcgaagaaaATGTAGTGAGAGAGCAGACACTTGGTATAGAGCTCCAAGGCATGAACAATGAGTTCGAACTCTGGGAGGCCGAAGCAGCAAAT TTTGTTTTCGATCTTCAGGTCTCTTCTGTCCAAGAAGTTCTGTTAAAGGATAAGGTGCAGGACCTCACCGGGGTGTGCCAGAATCTTGAGCTTAAAAATGCTGCAAAAACATCAGAGGTTGAACAAATGAAAGGAAAGATTTGTCTGATGGAGAGCGAAATCAAGGGACTGAAATCCAAACTTTCAGCATATGATCCAGTCATAGCTTCCCTAGGAGATGATATAACACTCATAGAGCACAATCTACTACTTCGTTCCAACCTTAAAGCTGCACATAGTCAAGAGACAGAG CAGTTTCTGGAATTTGCTCTTCAAGCTAGTGAAGCCACATCTCTGATACCTTCGGAAGATCAATCCCTTCTTAGTTTGCAGAATTTGCAGATGAGAGCTAAGGTAGTCAGAAAATTGATGGAAGACACAAACAAACCTGCTTTGCGGAGAAGATCAAATTCAAAGAGCAAACAAGAACCTGTGATTGGTGAGGTTGACCACTCGAAGATGCAGCCCAACTCAGGTAGAGACAAGCATGAGCGCAGCAGCAAGAAAGCATATTCAAGTGAGCTGAATGACTCTCCCAAGTTGCAGAAAGCAAAAGCCAAAGCCTCAGAAGCCCGAAATGTGATGCTAATGAAAGATATTCCTCTTGATCAAGCCTCTGATAACTCCATGAGGAAGACTGGTAACGCTGGCTCTGATGATCTGATGCTTGAGCTGTGGGAGACTGTCGAGAATGGAAACAGAGATCAAACAATTGGAGAATCTCTTAGGTTGACGGGCAGATCAAAGGGAAGGGAAAGAGCTTATGATCAATTACTACCATCCACCGACTCAGATATGGAGAAAGAGTGGGCCGTGGATAAGCTGGAGCTGTCGGCTAGATTCACCGAGCCTAATCAAGAACTGAACGACAAACACATCCTCGCGAGACTTGCCTTCGATGCTGAGAAGCTGGAAAGTCTCCAGACAGCACTGTATGACTTGAGAAGGAAACTGGAGATGAACAAGAAGAATAGAAAGGCCAAAAACGTCGATTTTGGAGCAGTTAAGGAACAGTTGCAGGAAGCAGAGGACACACTAGTTCATCTGGTTGATTTGAATGTACAGCTGGTGAAGAACATAGAAGAGTGCCCTCCTGAAGAAATGGCTTCTCCAAGGCTGAAAGAGACGATGAAGACATGGAGAGTCAAGGTGATGGAGCAAGCTGAAAAGGGGTCCGAGAGGATCAACGTGCTCGAACTAGCCGTGCAAAAGATTCAATTCGTGCTGTCAAAGGTGGAGGATGAAGGCAAAGGGAGCAACAGATTCTTGAGAAGCAGAACTGTGATTTTGAGGGACTTCATTCACAGTGGAAGGAAGAACAGCGGAAGGCGAAAGAAAGGGCCCAACTGTGGGTGTTTCAAGCAATCAACTAGTGGAAACAGAAGCCGTTCTTGA